One Brachyspira pilosicoli P43/6/78 genomic window carries:
- a CDS encoding ABC1 kinase family protein — protein MKGKKSLNRTKEIISVIIAYGFKDIIAVTPILKLVKNPIQKFNVKYKGIDLRGYSRGQRIRMACEELGTTFVKLGQILSNRSDILPKDIIDELKKLQNNVKPFDEKEAVAIVEQELQKPISEAFESFDTTPKASASISQVHTAVLKTGEKVAIKVKRPNIEENILNDIEIITWLSSILEKYNEEFALIRPEKLIKAFKNQLLQELDFNFEKNNTIKFQKFFKNNKNIKIAKIYEEYSTKNILTMEYIEGIKISDISPDDTKYDRKKLVSIGVDCVLEQIFKLGFFHADPHPGNLMALDNNVLCFLDFGMIGFIPPTSKEAFSSLIMSINNADYINLAKAVLDLCNHSEVQNMEDFNMAIFMLVNKYIDMPLENINIEDIFNELISIIREFRLMLSGNIMLLIKSLIVLEGVGRDLDKDLKLIEHIKPFAFKYVKEQLKPDNLLKQSRNLINDYFHVLKNVPSDLGEVISLMKKGNIRIQLEHKKLDTLANTLDSLGDRLSYSIVLASLIISSGLIIATKMPPLIHGISLVGLVGFLLSGIMGFIMIISRFVRKYIKKK, from the coding sequence GTGAAGGGGAAAAAGTCTTTAAATAGAACAAAAGAAATTATATCAGTTATAATAGCATATGGTTTTAAAGATATAATTGCTGTTACGCCTATATTAAAATTGGTAAAAAATCCAATACAGAAATTCAATGTAAAATATAAAGGCATAGATTTAAGAGGTTATAGCAGAGGTCAGAGAATAAGAATGGCCTGCGAAGAACTAGGTACTACATTTGTAAAATTAGGTCAAATACTTTCAAACAGAAGCGATATACTTCCAAAAGACATTATTGATGAATTAAAAAAACTTCAAAACAATGTTAAGCCTTTCGATGAAAAAGAAGCTGTAGCAATAGTAGAACAAGAATTACAAAAACCTATAAGCGAAGCTTTTGAATCTTTTGATACTACCCCTAAAGCAAGTGCCTCAATTTCTCAAGTGCATACTGCTGTATTAAAAACAGGCGAAAAAGTTGCTATAAAAGTAAAAAGACCAAACATAGAAGAAAATATACTTAATGATATTGAAATAATAACTTGGCTTTCTTCTATACTAGAAAAATATAATGAAGAGTTTGCTTTAATAAGACCTGAGAAATTAATAAAAGCTTTTAAAAATCAGCTTTTACAAGAATTGGATTTTAATTTTGAAAAAAATAACACTATAAAATTCCAAAAGTTTTTCAAAAATAATAAAAATATAAAAATAGCTAAAATATACGAAGAGTACAGCACAAAAAATATATTAACTATGGAATATATAGAAGGAATTAAAATCTCTGATATTAGTCCTGATGATACTAAATATGATAGAAAAAAACTCGTTTCTATTGGTGTTGATTGTGTATTAGAGCAAATATTTAAATTAGGTTTCTTTCATGCCGACCCGCACCCTGGTAATTTAATGGCTTTAGATAATAATGTATTATGTTTTTTAGATTTTGGTATGATTGGGTTTATACCTCCTACTTCAAAAGAGGCTTTCTCTTCTCTTATAATGAGTATTAATAATGCTGATTATATTAATCTTGCTAAAGCTGTACTTGATTTATGCAATCATAGTGAAGTGCAAAACATGGAAGATTTTAATATGGCTATATTTATGCTTGTAAACAAATATATAGATATGCCATTAGAAAACATAAACATAGAAGATATATTTAATGAACTTATATCTATAATAAGAGAGTTTAGATTAATGCTCTCTGGAAATATAATGCTTCTTATAAAATCTTTAATAGTATTAGAAGGTGTGGGAAGAGACTTAGATAAAGACCTTAAATTAATAGAACATATAAAGCCTTTTGCCTTCAAGTATGTCAAAGAACAATTAAAGCCTGATAATCTATTAAAACAATCTAGAAATTTAATTAATGATTATTTTCATGTTTTAAAAAACGTACCTTCGGATTTAGGTGAAGTTATAAGCTTAATGAAAAAAGGTAATATAAGAATACAGCTGGAACATAAAAAACTTGATACACTTGCAAATACTTTAGATAGCTTGGGAGATAGATTAAGTTATTCTATAGTATTAGCTTCATTAATTATTTCAAGCGGACTTATAATAGCTACAAAAATGCCTCCGCTAATACATGGTATATCATTAGTTGGACTTGTGGGTTTCTTATTATCTGGAATTATGGGTTTTATTATGATTATAAGCAGATTTGTAAGAAAATATATAAAGAAAAAATAG
- a CDS encoding amidohydrolase — protein MRVFKNAKIYSMDKNDSIYEAVAVDNGVIVFAGSNEEVLKKYKDASDIIDLEGKTVIPGFNDSNVNFVVYARFNTMLDLGNCKSIKEVIDIAKKAEKYDDWLIGRGWNQDYFEEKRMLNKHDLDEISSEYPVAFRRCCGEMIVANSKALEVCGITESMKSDTIDFDNGLISSKSMTLILSKIKSFEMDKLKEIILDTQEEFFKMGITSVQADDLRGLPDFDYRKVIDAYQKLHREKKLKIRVCEQAEFINKQDIDDFRQYYYYQYINDNRFKVARIKLIIDGGIGSRTALLREDYNDAKGFRGVSQYKQEELDELVKYANSLDYSVIIQATGDGAIEMALNSIEKIKDTKDFKYRRNGLIHCQITDKKLLERIKELNVAIYYQPIFLNYDMHIVEERVGEERAKTSYAYKTAMDMGINIGFGTAGPAGGINIMEGIHCAVNREDLNGWPEGGWMPEEKLTVKEAVYLYTMGSAYLSSEDKLKGSIEEDKLADFIVLDRDIFEVDKKEIKDIKVLKTIIDGDIVYSSDN, from the coding sequence ATGAGAGTTTTTAAGAATGCTAAAATATATTCTATGGATAAAAATGATAGCATTTATGAGGCAGTTGCTGTTGATAATGGGGTTATAGTTTTTGCAGGAAGTAATGAAGAGGTATTAAAAAAATATAAAGATGCGTCTGACATAATAGATTTAGAAGGCAAAACAGTTATACCTGGTTTTAATGATAGTAATGTTAATTTTGTAGTTTATGCTCGTTTTAACACTATGTTGGATTTAGGAAATTGTAAATCTATAAAAGAGGTTATTGATATTGCTAAGAAGGCTGAAAAGTATGATGATTGGCTTATAGGCAGAGGATGGAATCAGGATTATTTTGAAGAGAAGAGAATGCTTAATAAACATGATTTAGATGAAATATCTAGTGAATATCCTGTTGCTTTTAGAAGATGCTGCGGAGAGATGATAGTTGCTAATAGTAAAGCTCTTGAAGTTTGCGGCATTACAGAAAGCATGAAATCTGATACTATAGATTTTGATAATGGTCTTATATCTTCAAAATCTATGACTTTAATATTATCAAAAATTAAATCTTTTGAGATGGATAAATTAAAAGAGATAATATTAGACACACAAGAAGAGTTTTTTAAGATGGGTATTACATCTGTACAGGCTGATGATTTAAGAGGTCTTCCTGATTTTGATTATAGAAAGGTAATAGATGCTTATCAAAAGCTTCATAGAGAAAAGAAATTAAAGATAAGAGTATGCGAACAAGCAGAGTTTATTAACAAACAAGATATAGATGATTTTAGGCAATATTATTACTATCAATATATTAATGATAACAGATTTAAAGTTGCACGTATAAAGCTTATCATAGACGGCGGTATAGGTTCAAGGACTGCTTTACTTAGAGAAGATTATAATGATGCTAAAGGCTTTAGAGGTGTAAGTCAGTATAAACAAGAAGAGCTTGATGAATTAGTAAAATATGCAAATAGTTTAGATTATTCTGTTATTATACAGGCTACAGGTGATGGTGCTATAGAGATGGCATTAAACTCTATTGAAAAAATTAAAGATACTAAAGATTTCAAATATAGAAGAAATGGTTTAATACATTGTCAGATAACTGATAAGAAGTTGTTAGAGAGAATAAAAGAGTTAAATGTGGCTATATATTATCAGCCTATATTTTTAAATTATGATATGCATATAGTTGAAGAGCGTGTTGGTGAGGAGAGGGCTAAAACAAGTTATGCTTATAAGACAGCTATGGATATGGGCATTAATATAGGTTTTGGTACTGCTGGTCCTGCTGGCGGAATTAATATAATGGAAGGTATTCACTGTGCTGTTAATAGAGAAGATTTAAATGGCTGGCCAGAGGGCGGTTGGATGCCTGAAGAGAAACTTACTGTTAAAGAGGCAGTTTATTTATATACTATGGGAAGTGCTTATTTGTCTTCTGAAGATAAACTAAAAGGAAGCATAGAAGAAGATAAATTAGCTGACTTTATTGTATTAGATAGAGATATTTTTGAAGTGGATAAAAAAGAAATAAAAGATATTAAAGTGTTAAAAACTATAATTGACGGAGATATTGTATACAGCAGCGATAATTGA
- the ilvN gene encoding acetolactate synthase small subunit, with translation MNNKQRRVLVLFVDNSSGVLNRITLLFSQKGFNIETITCSVTCVPSISRMTIVTDGDDLHITQIMKQASKLIEVHSVHLIDHCNSIIRDLLLVKIEIDDSNKRRVCDITNAHNGLILDIGSKSMIVEITASASIIDGYLEALKDFNILELSRTGVTSIQLGDDVPDMNIINNFEF, from the coding sequence ATGAATAACAAACAAAGAAGGGTTTTAGTTTTATTTGTAGATAATAGTTCTGGTGTATTAAATAGAATAACTTTATTATTTAGTCAAAAGGGATTTAATATAGAAACTATTACTTGTTCAGTAACTTGTGTGCCTAGCATATCAAGAATGACTATAGTTACAGATGGAGATGATTTGCATATTACACAGATTATGAAACAAGCTTCTAAACTTATAGAGGTTCATTCTGTTCATTTAATAGACCATTGTAACAGCATAATAAGAGATTTGTTGTTGGTAAAAATAGAAATAGATGATTCAAATAAACGCAGAGTTTGTGATATAACAAATGCTCATAATGGACTTATACTTGATATAGGAAGTAAAAGCATGATAGTTGAAATTACAGCTTCTGCTTCTATAATAGACGGCTACTTAGAAGCGTTAAAAGATTTCAATATATTAGAGCTTTCAAGGACAGGGGTAACATCTATACAACTGGGTGATGATGTTCCTGATATGAATATAATAAATAATTTTGAGTTTTGA
- the ilvB gene encoding biosynthetic-type acetolactate synthase large subunit — protein MQLNGSDVLIEVLIEEGVDTVFGYPGGAALNIYDAIYKYRDKIKHIMPVDEAGACHAADGYARASGKTGVVIATSGPGATNLVTPLATAYMDSVPLVAITANVPTSLIGKDSFQEVYIAGITMTITKHNFVVRDIKDLADTIRKAFYIANTGRKGPVLIDIPKNITVAETEFVSKQKITPKQLQISSEDENTIKEVAKLINESKKPIIYFGGGAKDSSDKLREFMINTNIPSVHTLMGAGVLGYNDKLNIGLLGMHGSATANKVMNEADLILAIGTRFSDRVALNTSKFGGSAKKVHIDIDRSEINKNVNVDYSIIGDLNDVLDRFNKLVKRVKDDEWVKYLSDLISKEKEENFKRNTNKDGIYPSRVMNIIGDKTKDEAIYVTDVGQHQMWAVQYIRHTKPRSFITSGGLGTMGFGYGAALGVQVAKPDRRVIHITGDGSFYMNLNEVATAVEYNLPIITIILNNSTLGMVRQWQTIFYESRYSSTDINKKMDYVKVAEGFGAKGFRCETIGEFESAFEEALKCKCPVWIECVIDKDLRVLPMIPAGGTIDDIIVD, from the coding sequence ATGCAATTGAATGGTTCAGATGTTTTAATTGAAGTTTTAATAGAAGAGGGGGTAGACACTGTATTTGGTTATCCTGGCGGAGCTGCTTTAAATATATATGATGCTATTTATAAATATAGAGATAAAATAAAGCATATAATGCCTGTTGATGAGGCAGGAGCTTGTCATGCTGCTGACGGATATGCAAGAGCAAGCGGAAAAACAGGAGTAGTAATTGCAACAAGCGGTCCTGGAGCTACTAACTTGGTAACACCATTAGCTACAGCATATATGGATAGTGTGCCTTTGGTGGCAATTACAGCTAATGTACCTACAAGTTTAATAGGTAAAGATTCTTTTCAAGAGGTTTATATTGCTGGAATAACAATGACTATCACTAAACATAATTTTGTTGTTAGAGATATTAAAGATTTGGCTGATACTATTAGAAAAGCTTTCTATATAGCAAATACTGGAAGAAAGGGACCTGTTTTAATAGATATACCAAAAAATATAACTGTAGCAGAAACAGAATTCGTAAGCAAACAAAAAATTACTCCAAAACAGCTTCAAATAAGCTCTGAAGATGAAAACACTATAAAAGAAGTAGCAAAATTGATAAATGAATCTAAAAAGCCTATTATATATTTTGGCGGAGGAGCTAAAGATTCAAGCGATAAATTAAGAGAGTTTATGATTAATACTAATATTCCTTCTGTACATACTTTAATGGGGGCTGGTGTATTAGGATATAATGATAAATTAAATATAGGGCTTTTGGGAATGCATGGCTCTGCTACTGCTAATAAGGTTATGAATGAAGCTGATTTGATACTTGCTATTGGTACTAGATTTAGCGATAGGGTTGCTTTGAATACTTCTAAATTTGGAGGAAGTGCTAAAAAGGTGCATATAGACATTGACAGAAGTGAGATTAATAAAAATGTTAATGTTGATTATAGTATAATAGGTGATTTGAATGATGTATTAGATAGATTTAATAAACTTGTAAAAAGAGTGAAAGATGATGAATGGGTAAAATATTTATCTGATTTAATATCAAAAGAAAAAGAAGAGAATTTCAAAAGAAATACAAATAAAGACGGCATTTATCCTAGCAGAGTTATGAATATAATAGGGGATAAAACTAAAGATGAAGCTATTTATGTTACCGATGTAGGTCAGCATCAGATGTGGGCTGTTCAATATATACGCCATACTAAGCCAAGGAGTTTTATAACTAGCGGAGGTTTGGGAACTATGGGCTTTGGATATGGGGCTGCTTTAGGTGTTCAGGTTGCTAAGCCAGATAGGAGAGTAATACATATAACAGGTGACGGCTCTTTTTATATGAACTTAAATGAGGTAGCTACTGCTGTTGAATATAATTTACCTATTATAACAATAATACTTAATAATAGTACATTAGGTATGGTAAGACAGTGGCAGACAATATTTTATGAATCTAGATATTCAAGCACTGATATCAATAAAAAAATGGATTATGTTAAAGTTGCTGAAGGGTTTGGAGCTAAAGGGTTTAGATGCGAAACTATAGGCGAATTTGAAAGTGCTTTTGAAGAGGCATTAAAATGTAAATGTCCTGTTTGGATAGAATGTGTTATAGATAAAGATTTGAGAGTTTTACCTATGATTCCAGCTGGCGGAACTATAGATGATATAATAGTAGATTAA
- a CDS encoding phasin family protein encodes MGISDEIKSGIYTGIGFMLKGKEKVEEAAKEFIKDKNMSTEEGEKFVKEMVTKANETKEEITQYLDERIKTTMDKAGYVKKEEYDAIKKELEELKSKINNQQ; translated from the coding sequence ATGGGTATTTCTGATGAAATAAAATCTGGCATTTATACTGGTATAGGATTTATGCTTAAAGGAAAAGAAAAAGTAGAAGAGGCTGCAAAAGAGTTTATAAAAGATAAGAACATGAGCACAGAAGAAGGCGAGAAATTTGTAAAAGAAATGGTTACTAAGGCTAATGAAACTAAAGAAGAAATAACTCAGTATTTAGATGAGAGAATAAAAACTACTATGGATAAAGCTGGTTACGTAAAAAAAGAAGAATATGATGCTATAAAAAAAGAATTAGAAGAATTAAAAAGCAAAATAAACAATCAGCAGTAA
- a CDS encoding BatD family protein codes for MIKTGKVIVAVLFLLNVSVLFSQTTITAKLSDEKIGVGELFSLSVTINNTKGKVTIPNIDGLLLRGTSQTRNMTLSGGTFKSIQTYSYTYVANRVGVYKIDNITVKIDNTTYKANTVTLEVVDEPVREKQSDAPDSDSFDRFMNYSEDIHVENTINKTEVYLYEPIYIIQKAYTHIPVNVVGISKIADRTDFISYTDSSEYNSFTEIINGKRVSVIPLKKEVLYALKEGEKSIITTEFVFEKNNMFFDRVLYGEEEYNIKVLPLPDNTGYKNFSGGVGEFDFTVKANKTNLKIGEEVVVSLEVFGEGNTSIINMPSIDTNINKYFSVYQPKTYETNWFEDDRMMAKKTKQYVMVATNSGEFSLSNIAFCYFSPEAKSYSNVYAENISFNMMGGNIGSSSFIDNNNQPNVINIKDTYIKNEKPFNLLNINIVYIYILILIIFSFIIVFSKKIKTLALSPSNNNKESGISIMISNYNEGNREEYCKSVISYIEKEIKKKLNTNSKNIYLELNGKVEEEKIKEIKSIIDSCERELYSGNKQSENTDYHSKAIEIITSINKKK; via the coding sequence TTGATAAAGACTGGTAAAGTAATAGTTGCTGTATTATTTTTATTAAATGTTTCTGTCTTATTTTCTCAAACTACAATTACGGCTAAACTCTCTGATGAAAAAATAGGTGTCGGTGAGCTTTTTAGTTTATCTGTAACTATTAATAATACAAAAGGAAAGGTTACAATACCAAACATAGACGGCTTATTATTAAGAGGAACTTCGCAAACAAGAAATATGACATTAAGCGGTGGGACTTTTAAATCTATTCAAACCTATAGCTATACTTATGTTGCAAACAGAGTTGGGGTGTATAAAATAGATAATATCACTGTAAAAATAGATAATACAACTTACAAGGCAAATACTGTTACTTTAGAGGTTGTAGATGAGCCTGTGAGAGAAAAGCAAAGTGATGCTCCTGATTCTGATTCTTTTGACAGATTTATGAATTATTCTGAAGATATACATGTTGAAAACACTATAAATAAAACAGAAGTATATTTGTATGAGCCTATATATATTATACAAAAAGCATATACTCATATTCCTGTTAATGTGGTTGGTATATCTAAAATAGCAGACAGAACAGATTTTATTTCTTATACAGATTCTTCTGAGTATAATTCTTTTACAGAGATAATTAATGGTAAAAGAGTGAGCGTTATACCATTAAAAAAAGAAGTGTTATATGCTTTGAAAGAGGGAGAAAAAAGCATTATTACTACTGAGTTTGTTTTTGAAAAGAATAATATGTTTTTTGATAGAGTTCTTTATGGTGAAGAAGAATATAATATAAAGGTTTTGCCTCTTCCTGATAATACAGGGTACAAAAACTTTTCAGGCGGTGTTGGTGAGTTTGATTTTACTGTTAAGGCTAATAAAACTAATTTAAAAATAGGTGAAGAGGTGGTTGTTAGTTTAGAGGTTTTTGGAGAGGGTAATACTTCTATTATAAATATGCCTAGTATTGACACAAATATCAATAAATATTTTTCTGTTTATCAGCCAAAAACATATGAAACTAATTGGTTTGAAGATGATAGAATGATGGCCAAAAAGACAAAACAGTATGTTATGGTTGCTACTAATAGCGGAGAGTTTAGTTTGTCAAATATAGCTTTTTGTTATTTTTCTCCAGAGGCTAAAAGTTATAGTAATGTTTATGCGGAAAATATATCTTTTAATATGATGGGCGGTAATATTGGCTCTTCTTCTTTTATTGATAATAATAATCAGCCTAATGTTATTAATATCAAAGATACTTATATAAAAAATGAAAAGCCTTTTAATTTGTTAAACATTAATATCGTTTATATTTATATACTTATTTTAATAATATTTTCTTTTATTATAGTATTTTCTAAGAAGATTAAAACATTAGCTTTATCTCCTTCAAACAATAATAAAGAATCTGGTATTAGTATTATGATTTCAAATTATAATGAAGGAAATAGAGAAGAGTATTGTAAAAGTGTTATTTCTTATATAGAAAAAGAGATTAAAAAGAAATTAAATACAAACTCCAAAAATATTTATTTGGAATTAAATGGAAAAGTAGAAGAAGAAAAAATAAAAGAGATAAAGTCTATAATAGATTCTTGTGAGAGAGAGCTTTATTCTGGAAATAAACAGAGTGAGAATACAGATTATCATAGTAAGGCTATTGAAATAATTACTAGTATTAACAAAAAGAAGTGA
- a CDS encoding vWA domain-containing protein: MFIEDFKFVFLFVIIPVLIFFLVTSRFKVNRVLSVFTKNTNFKNDKNYKRISKLRIFSASFLILALSLSIFALMQPKWGIIEQKIKTNNYMITILLDLSRSMEADDVWPSRLERAKLEIEDFVKNTDNLSVALVGFAGTSFVASPFTQDMETFSYILNELNTKSVTLQGTRIADALVTAKNTFNVNIPGKKSIILITDGEDHAGYFDNILKELKDNDISVYTVGVGSELGATIRSDIGYSENTVISKRDDKTLKLIADSTGGKSYISDNISLKSIFDDIKNNMDSVSTMKNNRSYKDRFQIFLFASTILIIIASILNILTQKRVLYKNNKSSIIKDTK, from the coding sequence ATGTTTATAGAAGATTTTAAGTTTGTATTTCTTTTTGTAATTATACCTGTACTAATATTTTTTTTAGTTACTTCTCGTTTTAAGGTGAATAGGGTATTATCTGTATTTACTAAGAACACTAATTTTAAAAACGATAAAAATTATAAAAGAATATCTAAACTAAGAATATTTTCTGCTTCATTTTTAATACTTGCTTTATCATTATCAATATTTGCATTAATGCAGCCTAAATGGGGTATAATAGAGCAAAAAATAAAAACTAATAATTATATGATAACTATATTATTAGATTTATCTCGTTCTATGGAGGCTGATGATGTATGGCCTTCAAGATTAGAAAGGGCAAAATTGGAGATAGAAGATTTTGTAAAGAATACTGATAATCTTTCTGTAGCTTTAGTAGGGTTTGCGGGAACTAGTTTTGTTGCTTCGCCTTTTACTCAAGATATGGAAACTTTTTCTTATATATTAAATGAATTAAATACTAAATCTGTAACTTTGCAGGGTACTAGAATTGCTGATGCTTTAGTTACTGCAAAAAATACTTTTAATGTTAATATACCTGGAAAAAAATCTATTATACTTATAACAGACGGTGAAGACCATGCGGGGTATTTTGATAATATATTAAAAGAATTAAAAGACAATGATATTAGTGTTTATACTGTTGGAGTTGGTTCTGAACTTGGGGCTACTATAAGAAGTGATATTGGATATTCTGAAAATACTGTTATATCAAAAAGAGATGATAAAACATTAAAATTAATAGCAGATTCTACAGGCGGTAAATCTTATATTTCTGATAATATATCTTTAAAATCAATATTTGATGATATAAAAAATAATATGGATAGTGTTTCTACAATGAAGAATAATAGAAGCTATAAAGATAGATTTCAAATATTTTTGTTTGCTTCAACTATTTTAATTATAATTGCTAGCATATTAAATATATTGACTCAAAAAAGAGTTCTTTACAAAAATAATAAAAGTAGTATCATTAAAGATACTAAATAA
- a CDS encoding tetratricopeptide repeat protein, producing the protein MFLVFGCNFLFAQNDLENINNIFKNANDLYNQGSYIEANNLYLNLISSNVVSKDLYYNLASSYYEINSNGYAVLWYERALNISPFDKEIKNNINKITERKDYDSFYIIAFYISLILFVFFSVFLFVLFIKKKNINFLLLISCVILLVFSIYLYKTIKSDYIIIIRNTNIYSGSSIKSDIVSSVYEGEKFRVIKESSNWYYVKGISKGWINKEDLEKI; encoded by the coding sequence ATGTTTTTAGTTTTTGGATGCAATTTCCTTTTTGCTCAAAATGATTTAGAAAATATTAATAATATATTTAAAAATGCAAATGATTTATATAATCAAGGAAGTTATATAGAGGCTAATAATTTATATCTTAATTTAATAAGCTCTAATGTGGTGTCTAAAGATTTGTATTATAATTTAGCTTCTTCATATTATGAGATTAATAGTAATGGTTATGCTGTGTTATGGTATGAGAGAGCTTTGAATATATCGCCTTTCGATAAAGAGATTAAAAACAATATAAATAAAATAACAGAAAGAAAAGATTATGATTCTTTTTATATAATTGCTTTTTATATAAGCTTGATTTTATTTGTATTTTTTAGTGTATTTTTATTTGTGTTGTTTATTAAAAAGAAAAATATTAATTTCTTGTTGCTGATTAGTTGTGTTATTTTGCTTGTATTTTCTATATATTTATATAAGACTATAAAATCAGATTATATTATAATTATAAGAAATACTAACATATATAGCGGAAGCAGTATAAAGTCTGATATTGTATCTAGTGTATATGAGGGAGAAAAATTTAGAGTGATAAAAGAGTCCTCTAATTGGTATTATGTTAAAGGAATATCAAAAGGCTGGATTAACAAAGAAGATTTAGAGAAAATATAA
- a CDS encoding tetratricopeptide repeat protein, which yields MLFRIKVLLVFLILFSSSYAFSLNEFTAKIDVDRANRLLRKGDYDNAISLYEKALSKLPTSPEIYYNMGTTLSSMGDMESAVQAFDMAKKNFTEKTSKDIKSSTYYNAGISKIEMEDYAGAIEELIESLVNNPNDNNAKSALEYAKKKLEEQKKNSGESAQNNNNDNQDNANSNQNSQDNQNNNNENNNNNQNNNQDNNQNNQDNQNNNENNQNNDNQENNNQNNNDNQENNNQDNNQNNQDNNNGNNNQNDEEQNAQTDIDRLLDSLRQYRKDKENDDQYYGGGRIDKDW from the coding sequence GTGTTGTTTAGAATAAAAGTATTACTAGTATTTTTAATATTATTTTCAAGCTCCTATGCTTTTTCTTTAAATGAGTTTACAGCGAAGATTGATGTTGATAGGGCAAATAGATTATTAAGAAAAGGCGATTATGATAATGCTATAAGCTTGTATGAGAAGGCTTTAAGCAAATTGCCTACATCTCCTGAAATATATTATAATATGGGTACTACTTTATCTTCTATGGGAGATATGGAGTCAGCAGTTCAAGCTTTTGATATGGCTAAAAAGAATTTTACAGAAAAAACTTCTAAAGATATAAAAAGCTCAACTTACTATAATGCAGGTATAAGCAAAATAGAAATGGAAGATTATGCTGGTGCCATAGAAGAATTAATAGAATCTTTGGTTAATAACCCTAATGATAATAATGCAAAAAGTGCTTTAGAGTACGCCAAAAAGAAATTAGAAGAGCAGAAGAAAAATAGCGGAGAGTCTGCTCAAAATAATAATAATGATAATCAAGACAATGCTAACTCTAATCAAAATAGTCAAGATAATCAGAATAATAATAATGAAAATAATAATAACAATCAAAATAATAACCAAGATAATAATCAGAATAATCAAGATAATCAAAACAATAATGAAAACAATCAGAATAATGATAATCAAGAAAATAACAATCAAAACAATAACGATAATCAAGAAAATAATAATCAAGACAATAATCAGAATAATCAAGATAACAATAATGGAAACAACAACCAAAATGATGAAGAGCAAAATGCACAAACTGATATTGATAGACTGTTAGATTCTTTGAGACAATATAGAAAAGATAAAGAAAATGATGACCAATATTATGGCGGAGGAAGAATTGATAAAGACTGGTAA